atGAAGGttaatatattcagtttttgttgaaactgttttagagaggtatTATTATATTATCCCTACTGTCGTTAATATAAATGGGttagacaaaatattaaaaaacaatttgcagtataacaatacagttcaacagtaccagaaactgcagcctccaaaatgacaataaaatcaaatcaggacacttctaaaacagtttcaacaaaactgaacatattCAACTAAATGTTGGTAGGATTTATTGCTTCTATTATATAGTTGCATTATACTGCAATAGTTTCAGCTAGGTCTACCTAATAAATTGACCACTGAGTGTATATCAAACATCAAAGGTACCTTAGATGCATCAACATGGAACAATCAAGTCTTAGCCAACCAGTGGCTCCCTAGATGGCGAGGTAAACACATTAATCAGTCTGATAGCTTATGGGTTTGCTCTGGAAAGTGGGTGGCAACAGAAGgtaatgggctaaaacatgcaaaaatcaCCAGTATGGTCCTGTGAGCACAACAGTGAATGTCTTTATATTGGTAGTACCTGCTGTGTAACTGTTAGTGTGTATCTGTATGCAGGGGAAGGTATAATCTCTCACTCTTGTTAGTCGTCTTCTGGAATATGACTGCATTCTCCCCAGAGGTGAAGAATTTGAAGTAGGTGCAGTTGGATTCTGtgggtaaaaagaaaagatcagacacacacacacacacacacacacacacacacacacacacacacacacacacacacacacacacacacacactcctatgGATGACTGCTGGTCCTCTGTGATGTGCCTCCTATGCATCCATGCACTCTGTCCTTCCAGGCATCATTCCTATTTATATCCAAGTGTCGAGCATTAGCCAGAATAACCAGAGACACACAccgctacacacacacacacacacaaccacacactgtCACATATGGTGCCGCcagagagggtgagagacaCCAAAATACTGAGGATGGATGgcagagggggagaaggagagctagacagagagaaggggcAGTTCGTGGATAGAAATGGAGAGGCGTAGCGAGTGAGGAGAAGAGGGTATGTGGGATGAGCAAAACATGAAGGGGAATGCAAGGAATATGGATAGACGTTCAGAGGGTGAGGTGGTGAGGAAAATGAGGAGTGAGTTGGGGGGCAGATGGAGGTGTATTGAGTGAAAGGGTTGAGAGAGGGGAGCCAAAGATGGAGAAGGAGACGAGGGGAGCAGGAGATGTCAAGAGGGGGAGGAAACACAGAGGGGTTGGTTAATACTGCATTAGACATACACTCTCCCTCAGTCCCTGTCCGTCCCTCTTCCCCGTTCGCCCCTCTCTATATTTAGACAAAAACTGTGAAGTAGTCAGATTCCACTTGGCTTCACAAGCACATAGTGATGACTTTCACCCACTGAATATTATGTGGTCCATGATGACCACAtgcttgtacacacacaccaatttCTCACACacttctttcacacacaaatatgtttgTGCCCGAGCACATTTGCCAACACTTTTATTGAAGCACACATTCCATTTATCGGcctactgattttttttaacacattatgCTATCACAGTCAGCTGATTTTGCTCGCGCTAGTCCTGCTGAGGCTATAATTATTGAGCCGTCATGTTCCTCTCCAGCAGGCAGCGAAGACGGATAGCTGGTCTTGAGATGACAGGCGCGGCATCAGCGGGCCACTCTTTGCTCGGGACAGGAGCCAGAGGCATGTAAACAGGGATGTGAGACAGAGAAGCGGAGATGGCaaaaacagttgttttcctccaaacatAAGGACCCCATGGCCATCTGCGACAGGCGGCGTGGGCCAACAGTGTGAGAAAGATTGTCAGAAGCATGCTGGCTGCGCTCACACACCAATAGACCATCTTGGAAGCATTGAGATTATTATCTGCTAGCGAGAGGCAGCCAGAGACGCAGGACATTTGACAGGAAAGATGAATTAGTTCTTGAAAACTAGGTATAAAAACAATCTAGTGACACATCATCCAAGGTGATGTATGTGAATAgaatttatgtatatatgtgatTCCCGTGTATCTCTGCTGGATGAAGAGATTTTTAGGTTTCTCCAGCACTCTGTTGTGTCTCAGCAGATCCCCTGAGACAGGCGGTGATTCCAGGAGCAGCTCCTCCTAAAGCCTGCCGTGCCTTGCATATCTCTATCTTCCAATACCTGCCTCTCTCTAACTTTAAACTCGCTTTCCAGACAGAAATAGGTCATTGTGCAGATAATTGACGCACTCTGGAAAACCTAACCACAGTCATTTTGAATAAAGTGCTTATAGAAAGGATCTGTCACAGCTCTAAACATAGACGTTAATCGAGACAATAAACCTGTGGTCTGTCCTTTATCACCTGTCTGTACTGTGCGTACAACAGGAGATGATTATGTACCCAGCGAAGAGAGAACCTTGAAATGAATAATGCTTCATTACACAGACAATGTTATGAATAACAAAGATAATATTGTATAATGCTCAATGTACCGGCATGCTGCTTTGTGTTGTTATACAGGGAGAAGAACTGAAAAAAGCGAGTTACTGTGGTCCTCTGCATGAACTGTTTCATTTCACCGGATCTGTTTCTGAGCATCGTATTTCTTTAATGATTCAATTTGCACATTATCTGTAGGATGACCTAGATACATATGTATGCAGGCAGCTTCACATACACAACTATCCTCTGTCTATCCCTTTGCAAGGTTACAGCGGATATAAATATACAGCATAAATGCAGggaaaaacagacttaaaaTACATATCAAAATTCATAAATTTGTTGCTGACAAGTATTGATTGTGTTAGCGGAATGCAATCATATCTATTTAAACCTATGGTGACGGCATGGTTTCGCTCAGTCCCTTATGGGTTCAGATAAAAGACCTACAAATGTAAGCATATTCCCAGAGGGCATACACTATATTAGTTATGCCTGCTCCCTCTGTTTTCACATCAGTGACGAAGGCAAAGAAAAATCGAGGCGATTgaatgtacatgtttttttcctcagtgatgACAACAACTTGCAGCCTCGCAGAAATATCTTTCTGACCCTTTGCTATCAATTCACTTTCATGCTaatgcacatactgtagcatGGAGGAAGCCTAAAGGTAGACTTGCATGGCTAGGCAATTCAGTTTGCAGAAAAGCAGACGTGAGCAGACAGTCggagaaataaaacagacacattccCTCCAGAAACCTCACCTGCTCATCCCCAAGGCAGCacagagaacagacagacagacgaacacaaactcacacagacacacggacacacaccgGCCAGAGGTCTCACCTCCAGGTAGTTCAGCAGGGCCACAGCTTGTCCTCTCTGGGTCTATGTCAGCCACCCATAGGGTGCGGATGCAGCCCTTCCACAGGCCATAGTGGGCCATCTGGCAGGTCTGGTTGCTACTGAAATTCTTTGGTTGGGCCAGCTCCACCCAAAACTCTGTCCCCGTGCCCAATACCGTCAGGGTCACACCAATGATGGACACGAAGAAGGCCAGCTTGATCTTCCCCTCCTTGCTGTCACTCATCTTGTGGGTTCGCCTCTGTGCCCTACCACCTTTCATTCCAACCAAACCCCCACCTTGTCCAGCCCCCGCCACCCCCATGCGACCCTCCTCATTCTGCTGTACAAAGAAGTTGGACCACATACTGATCTCTACCCAGCAGGCCCCACAAGGAAGACCAGGGGGATGGACAACAGACCTAGGCTAAAGATTAGGGGAGCAAATAATAGGTGAAAAGATGTAAGGAAGATCAAGAATGAAGAAAATGGGGAAAGGCTAAGGGTAGATGTGGTGTAGCTTCGGACGTGATAACAGTGTATCGAAAAGAGGAGACACAGCTTGCATGTATTTTGTGATGGATGGGTAAATTGAGCAAAAGCAGTCAGAATGACTAGAGGATCAACTAATATTAAAATGCACTGAACACTGAAATTAGACAGAAAAAGATATGAATAGAGCTACAATGAAGTAGGGGACGGACAAAATAAGGTAAGGATAAAATGGGAAGAGATGGAGGCAGGACCAGGAGAGCCAATGTGTTTTCGGTCCAGTCCTCTGAAATAGAGAGATGaaacagaaagatgaaagagCAGCCGGCATATGCTTCACAAGAGCAAAATCCTTTCATCACCAGCgtaatatttaatttccaaCAGCTTTATCAGCATCTACAGTATTCCCTCCCTAAAAGCCATATGACACGCTCTCAGCCAACAATAGATAAGCCATATGGCGTTTCCCTGAAAGGCAGATTTTGCTTCAGATGAAGAAACAATTGGGCTGGATGAGCTAGTTTGGTCGGTTGGTATGGGGTCAAGGTGAGAAATagcaccacagagccagactggaCCCCCCGTCTTCAATTTTCCCACAGGAGTTGACAACAGACCTTGTCCCCAAGCAGGTACAATATCTCTGGCTTAGACACAGATCCCCTTTGATCTGAGGGGATGATACGCTGCCACAAAATACCTCCCATCCTGTATTACATGTATCAGCAAACACTGGGAATCCGCAGCCATGACTGTCTTTTTTCAGTGCGCATGTGAGTGCGTGTGTTTCAGCGTGTGTGGCATATGAACTGTAGATCGGtcctgttgtttctgtttgtttccaaACTGTGACTGAGGGGCCTTTGGAGCAGtttaaacaacaacatgagTGACAGGGCACAACGGTGTTGCCACTCTGTGCGGGGTGCATAAGAGGTGATAATTCAAGTCTGAACCCTTTGACAGAGCAAGAGCTGCAGTCATTAACTCTGCTGTGCAGTCCAACAGGTCACATAGTGGGGGCAAGGGGCCTGGCCAGGAAGGCAGCACCAGCGGGCCACACACAGTTGGTAGATCACTTAACTCAGAGCTTTGCGCTGACAGCATCAGAGGTTTTATATAGGCAAGGCACCGCATGAACCCGCGAAGAGTAAGTACTTTGTGTAC
This sequence is a window from Xiphias gladius isolate SHS-SW01 ecotype Sanya breed wild chromosome 22, ASM1685928v1, whole genome shotgun sequence. Protein-coding genes within it:
- the cacng6b gene encoding voltage-dependent calcium channel gamma-6 subunit, producing the protein MWSNFFVQQNEEGRMGVAGAGQGGGLVGMKGGRAQRRTHKMSDSKEGKIKLAFFVSIIGVTLTVLGTGTEFWVELAQPKNFSSNQTCQMAHYGLWKGCIRTLWVADIDPERTSCGPAELPGESNCTYFKFFTSGENAVIFQKTTNKNLNLAAAILALLSLTMMAMGSICIAMSLSQGVPFFLKPASFCFILSGVLILLSILIFHQSVLALLSSNHSIPLYHELSWSVACVGSAGATLIFGGFLFTILSLPFSPWQKCLSHKNSAS